The Mugil cephalus isolate CIBA_MC_2020 chromosome 19, CIBA_Mcephalus_1.1, whole genome shotgun sequence genome has a window encoding:
- the sec16a gene encoding protein transport protein Sec16A isoform X1 has translation MQPPPRTGPPGASGPPPSGPNMFRRPRPHKPTAAATAAMPPATQPMTDPFAFARTPPPMAAGGLQTIPNSNPPPMQTPPNTMYSQPSSGLPPQPQTLEDVPAAPSGPPSSSLPGVTLVSPHSTASSGGFPAPGSTGYAPLHTEQGYFNSREQTPSMSTESPHMAMGPTASQTPYSQEFQGHPPPLSVPFQPLPPTTSSSHWAPDHGSRPPSVQNYFQPTSDPPPQPYHLPQHTQMYPSHSPSPHQNTPTPPTQPGHPQHQAHFPPQNSVQAASPQWPDPNGPQQHNSHFQSQSYFSQSVAPQESWFSQPQQDSGYHQMGTSLGHPQPQPDSAVSQHASNTGPEASSAPAPAQVPAPAPVPYPQESGTLSLFFKDDVENEETLAGERNKAVNGTDESFQHHSNPQTHSGHSDASLDYQGAPLQDHSHLPYMNDGSYPSQGHAQKPPDSQFDHVENLECVPNQEVLPSETIGSPAATAPQGVEQFETGPNLETPDSIPRPMRSASVSSNYSNMSHGSGTGRRPQGVVGTFIQQESPRLTDEATPPAATGGYFEQIDSSPAGDSGVQQSTLEQTWPPTPSPPKPTGIFQASANSSFEPVRSHGVGVRPPEVDRAKMVAEGGADCAPGNMEQPPDNMENIYAPGHSLPSGAGGGVPHVTLPAVHSRPSSRAFGASRPCESPATTLWAHSDTTSLGTSITLAPAAPTVLPPLREPSADVIQPPEDGPLDLQPSQRVQPTSQQHSENLENPPKVSDAEPTDSQGNLGYASLLVPGSLHQPVVIAPPVSNYNVILPSGTGQTPSHSSPPVRPPAQGQGPTTSQLPSAANQNPLFSPAPMSFNSSASNQGPLNLTRDNAAVAPSEITAPPQSQPVRPPLSRGQSLGGDSNSALQVNPPASLTTAPVSNHNQPSNYELLDFSMHQSQAQTQPPAHPASLHESPQSSNGFYLQVTKDAQQGLRVEGNGSVQTPASSSATQVPPAPPSQAAPNSQQTPTEPPNTTDSRAALQGQKDAPPVSGAQPSFGQYPNPAQVPATGKVPPPPAAAYPPGPRGPVPPVAAQPAPGDPSRPPSSAGSHQGYGPPPPPAPGQMYGGYYGNYGEYADGRAPYHPGQYPPAPVDPRAQPYYQDGAYRSRGDPWYGRYEGQAPAYRDPNYQYREPQPERPSSRTSQYSDRPSSRQGYPDDYQRANRSAYNDYYADYPKHYDYAGYNYGQYDPRYRGYYDQSYWPNYDEAYRARDSYYNQQMYPARKEGYDDQWRYYPGYDASFDDDYHRRGDAYGDDFDRRSVHSEQSAHSVRSSHSHHSRRSSFSSRSQQSQVYTSQPDLVYDTTASTLAVDYSYAQYPNQTDASQNYSQYLYPAEYTADSTWVAPEQPPPRPATPEKFTIPHRCARFGPGGHLVQVLPNLPSAGQPALVDIHNMETMLQDTPDQSELRSFPGPLIKEETHKVDVIKFSQNKAVECSRDNNLLDRDSARLLWDFIVLLCRQNGTVVGTDIADLLLKEHRSVWLPGKSPNEANLIDFNNEPLARAEEEPGAGPLSLLSDTFMTVPENLGKETERFRELLLFGRKKDALEAAMKGGLWGHALLLASKMDNRTHARVMTRFANSLPINDPLQTVYQLMSGRMPASAICCGEEKWGDWRPHLAMVLSNLTHTLDLDTRTITTMGDTLASKGLIDAAHFCYLMAQVGLGVFTKKSTKMVLIGSNHSLSFYQFATNEAIQRTEAYEYAQSLGSQPCSLPNFQVFKLIYACRLAEAGLCAQAFHYCEVISRTVLQQPSYYSPIFISQIIQMSEKLRFFDPQLKEKPEQELFNEPDWLYQLRQLDGQIKTGMFTYSADRATPSQFVCSSPSSDLDHASLAEPLEMDGPTPDNPLMSSILPGPQPQAVQLMPPAPTSILQDGMAPPQHLPPGDAPQFYPVPPTGPPGQIPIPGYPPQDPGFAPPPFQPQPEQSEMYPGAHQQPPHVGQMSPHMHPQMPHSPVQMNPPLPQMPQQHMPPSPGHMPPVEHLPQAFPDMQTGQPISSSPPRNSFTSQMDFYDHMAQLGPGRSRAPSQSSMHMGSGRRSRTTSESSTHSAGRERSNSAVKQVSPPPPSIPEQPHTEAAKKVKKDSPKKSGGGGAGWLSWLYRKGKNEAHLPDDKNKSIVWDEKKQKWVDLNEPEEESKPPPPPPSGFPKMPQMPGPGIPAAPPGGGPPVNMFSRKAGTKSRYVDVLNPSRATKPGGMAPAPADLFAPLAPMPMPANLFVPSSAPDDQQPLEGSEGGNMEQNAPNTSAAPQMFNPTLLPPAPEGPHVPDGSQSGELSRSSSMSSLSREVSQHLNQTHPAQGAAPTGGVTFYNPAQFAQTSAPSGAGQRSGRLGGQRQYPVMK, from the exons ATGCAACCTCCTCCTCGGACTGGACCTCCAGGAGCCTCTGGCCCTCCTCCGTCTGGGCCAAATATGTTCCGCAGGCCAAGGCCTCACAAGCCTACAGCAGCAGCTACGGCCGCAATGCCGCCTGCAACACAACCCATGACAGACCCTTTTGCTTTTGCCAGAACTCCTCCACCTATGGCTGCAGGTGGTCTGCAAACAATACCTAACAGCAACCCTCCACCAATGCAAACCCCACCCAACACCATGTACTCTCAACCTAGCTCAGGGCTGCCTCCACAACCACAGACACTGGAGGATGTCCCAGCTGCTCCCTCTGGTCCCCCATCATCCTCTCTACCTGGGGTGACCCTGGTCAGCCCTCATAGTACAGCATCCTCTGGTGGTTTCCCTGCACCAGGTTCCACAGGTTATGCACCCTTACATACAGAACAGGGCTACTTTAATTCAAGAGAACAGACACCATCCATGTCCACAGAGTCACCACATATGGCTATGGGCCCAACAGCTAGTCAGACTCCTTATAGTCAGGAATTTCAAGGACATCCTCCACCTTTGTCTGTGCCCTTCCAGCCACTGcctcccaccacctcctcttcccACTGGGCTCCTGATCATGGAAGTCGCCCTCCATCAGTTCAGAACTACTTCCAGCCTACTAGTGACCCTCCACCACAGCCATATCATTTACCTCAGCACACTCAGATGTACCCCTCCCACAGCCCATCACCCCATCAAAACACCCCCACGCCTCCAACCCAGCCTGGACACCCACAGCACCAGGCTCATTTTCCACCTCAAAACTCTGTACAAGCAGCCAGTCCTCAATGGCCAGACCCAAATGGACCCCAGCAGCATAATTCCCACTTCCAAAGTCAGAGTTACTTCAGTCAGAGCGTTGCTCCCCAGGAATCGTGGTTCAGCCAACCTCAACAGGACTCGGGCTACCACCAAATGGGGACCAGCCTGGGCCATCCTCAGCCTCAGCCTGATTCTGCTGTATCTCAACATGCATCCAACACTGGACCTGAGGCTAGTTCTGCTCCAGCCCCAGCCCAAgtcccagccccagccccagtcCCATACCCTCAAGAGTCGGGTACACTTTCATTGTTCTTTAAAGATGATGTGGAAAATGAAGAAACACTTGCTGGGGAGAGAAATAAAGCAGTCAATGGTACTGATGAATCTTTTCAGCATCACAGCAACCCACAAACCCACAGTGGCCATTCAGATGCATCTTTGGATTACCAAGGAGCTCCTCTTCAAGATCATTCACACTTACCTTATATGAATGATGGCAGTTATCCATCACAGGGGCATGCTCAGAAGCCACCTGATTCCCAGTTTGACCATGTAGAGAATTTGGAATGTGTCCCGAACCAGGAAGTATTACCCAGTGAAACCATTGGAAGTCCTGCTGCTACTGCACCCCAAGGAGTAGAGCAGTTTGAAACGGGGCCAAATTTGGAGACTCCCGATTCAATTCCAAGGCCAATGAGATCTGCCAGCGTGTCATCCAATTATAGCAATATGAGCCATGGAAGTGGAACTGGTCGTCGACCCCAGGGAGTAGTGGGTACCTTTATTCAGCAGGAAAGCCCACGTCTCACTGATGAGGCTACCCCGCCTGCTGCCACTGGAGGCTACTTTGAACAGATTGACTCTTCACCAGCTGGAGATTCGGGTGTGCAGCAGAGCACCCTGGAGCAGACGTGGCCTCCCACACCTAGCCCTCCTAAACCCACTGGCATTTTTCAGGCCAGTGCTAATAGCTCTTTTGAACCTGTGCGCTCACATGGTGTTGGGGTGCGCCCTCCTGAGGTAGATAGGGCTAAAATGGTAGCAGAAGGAGGTGCAGATTGTGCACCTGGCAACATGGAGCAGCCACCAGATAATATGGAAAATATTTATGCCCCAGGGCACTCTCTGCCCTCTGGGGCTGGAGGTGGTGTGCCTCATGTAACGCTTCCGGCGGTTCACTCCCGGCCTTCATCCCGTGCTTTTGGGGCCAGTCGCCCCTGCGAGAGCCCTGCCACTACGCTGTGGGCTCATAGTGATACTACAAGCTTGGGCACTAGCATAACTCTTGCCCCTGCTGCCCCGACAGTTCTTCCCCCTTTACGAGAACCCAGTGCTGATGTCATTCAGCCTCCAGAGGATGGCCCACTGGACTTACAGCCCTCTCAGAGAGTCCAGCCAACTTCTCAGCAGCACTCAGAGAACCTAGAGAACCCACCAAAGGTGAGTGATGCAGAGCCAACTGACTCTCAAGGCAACTTAGGCTATGCATCTCTTCTTGTCCCTGGCTCGCTTCACCAGCCTGTCGTGATTGCCCCTCCAGTGTCCAATTACAATGTGATTCTCCCTAGTGGCACTGGTCAAACACCAAGTCACAGTAGCCCACCTGTAAGACCACCTGCACAAGGGCAGGGTCCCACTACATCTCAGCTACCTTCAGCAGCCAATCAAAATCCACTCTTTTCTCCTGCACCCATGAGTTTCAATTCTTCAGCTTCTAATCAGGGTCCACTCAATCTGACTCGAGACAATGCAGCGGTGGCACCGTCAGAAATCACAGCTCCGCCACAGTCTCAGCCAGTCCGCCCTCCCCTTTCCAGGGGTCAATCATTGGGTGGAGACAGTAATTCTGCTCTTCAAGTTAATCCACCAGCTTCTCTTACGACTGCTCCTGTCTCTAATCACAATCAGCCATCAAATTATGAACTGCTTGATTTTTCTATGCACCAATCACAAGCCCAAACCCAACCGCCGGCCCACCCTGCCTCTCTACACGAGTCTCCGCAGTCTAGTAATGGATTTTACCTGCAGGTCACCAAAGATGCTCAGCAGGGGCTGAGAGTCGAAGGAAATGGCTCTGTACAGACCCCAGCCTCTTCGTCAGCAACTCAGGTGCCACCAGCACCACCTTCCCAAGCAGCTCCAAACTCCCAGCAGACCCCAACAGAACCTCCTAACACTACAGATTCTAGGGCTGCACTTCAGGGACAAAAAGATGCTCCACCCGTGAGTGGAGCACAACCTTCATTTGGCCAGTATCCAAATCCGGCACAGGTGCCTGCCACAGGTAAagtacctcctcctcctgccgctGCCTACCCTCCAGGCCCCAGAGGACCTGTGCCTCCAGTGGCTGCCCAGCCAGCTCCTGGTGATCCATCTCGACCACCCTCCTCTGCAGGCAGCCATCAAGGCTATgggccccctcctcctccagcgccAGGACAGATGTACGGCGGCTATTATGGCAATTACGGGGAATACGCAGATGGCAGGGCGCCTTATCATCCTGGACAGTACCCACCTGCACCTGTGGATCCTAGAGCGCAGCCATATTATCAA GATGGTGCGTACAGGAGCAGAGGAGATCCTTGGTATGGGAGATACGAGGGACAGGCTCCAGCTTATCGTGATCCAAACTACCAGTACAGAGAGCCTCAGCCAGAACGACCCAGCTCTAGGACCAGTCAGTACTCCGACAGACCCTCATCCAG ACAAGGCTATCCTGACGACTACCAGAGAGCAAACCGAAGTGCCTATAATGACTATTATGCAGATTATCCCAAGCACTACGATTATGCAG GATACAACTATGGTCAGTATGACCCACGATACAGAGGATACTATGATCAGTCCTACTGGCCTAATTATGATGAAGCCTACAGAGCCAGAGACAGCTACTATAATCAGCAAATGTATCCTGCCAG GAAAGAAGGCTATGATGACCAGTGGCGCTACTATCCTGGGTATGACGCCAGCTTCGACGATGACTACCATCGCCGCGGAGACGCGTACGGCGACGATTTTGACCGACGCAGCGTCCATAGCGAGCAGTCGGCACACAGCGTTcgcagctcccacagtcaccacaGCAGACGGAGTAGCTTCAGCTCACGATCACAACAG agcCAGGTATACACAAGCCAACCTGACTTAGTTTACGACACCACTGCGTCCACTCTGGCTGTCGACTACTCGTATGCCCAGTACCCGAACCAGACTGATGCCTCCCAGAACTACAGCCAGTACCTCTACCCCGCTGAGTACACCGCAGACAGCACCTGGGTCGCCCCTGAGCAAC CTCCCCCTCGACCTGCAACCCCAGAGAAGTTCACCATACCCCACCGCTGCGCCCGCTTCGGACCTGGTGGTCATCTGGTTCAGGTGCTGCCCAATCTGCCCTCAGCTGGACAGCCCGCTCTCGTCGACATCCACAACATGGAG accaTGTTGCAGGATACCCCGGATCAGTCAGAACTGCGATCTTTCCCAGGACCACTTATCAA AGAGGAGACCCATAAGGTGGACGTGATAAAGTTCTCCCAGAACAAAGCCGTGGAGTGTTCCCGAGATAACAACCTTCTGGATAGAGACTCGGCCCGTCTGCTCTGGGACTTCATTGTCCTGCTGTGTAGACAGAACGGG ACTGTCGTCGGCACGGACATTGCTGACCTCTTGCTGAAGGAGCATCGCTCTGTCTGGCTTCCTGGCAAGAGTCCCAACGAAGCCAACTTGATTGATTTTAACAACGAACCTCTGGCACGCGCCGAGGAAGAGCCCGGAGCTGGACCACTGTCCCTTCTATCGGACACTTTCATGACTGTCCCGGAAAACCTCGGCAAGGAAACAGAACGCTTCAGAGAGCTGCTTCTGTTTGGCCGCAAAAAG GATGCACTAGAAGCTGCCATGAAGGGAGGTCTGTGGGGTCACGCCCTGTTGTTGGCGAGTAAAATGGACAACAGAACACATGCCCGGGTCATGACAAG GTTTGCTAACAGCTTGCCCATCAACGATCCACTCCAGACAGTGTACCAGCTGATGTCGGGGAGGATGCCTGCATCTGCCATC TGTTGCGGAGAGGAGAAGTGGGGTGACTGGCGCCCTCACTTGGCCATGGTGCTGTCAAACCTCACACACACCCTGGACCTGGACACTCGCACAATCACCACCATGGGCGACACCCTAG CTTCCAAAGGGCTGATTGATGCGGCACACTTCTGCTACTTGATGGCCCAAGTTGGCCTAGGAGTTTTCACAAAGAAGAGCACCAAGATGGTTCTGATTGGCTCCAACCACAG TTTGTCCTTTTACCAATTTGCAACCAATGAAGCAATCCAGAGGACTGAGGCTTATGAATACGCCCAATCTCTGGGCTCCCAGCCTTGTTCCCTGCCCAATTTCCAG GTGTTCAAATTGATCTATGCATGCCGCTTGGCTGAAGCAGGCCTGTGTGCTCAGGCCTTCCACTACTGTGAAGTTATCTCAAGGACTGTCCTCCAGCAGCCTTCCTACTACTCCCCCATTTTCATCAGCCAGATCATCCAG ATGTCTGAAAAGCTGCGGTTCTTTGATCCACAACTGAAGGAGAAACCAGAGCAGGAGTTGTTCAATGAGCCCGATTGGCTGTATCAGCTCAGACAGCTGGATGGACAAATCAAG ACGGGCATGTTCACATACAGCGCAGACAGAGCGACTCCTTCACAGTTCGTCTGCAGCAGCCCCAGCTCTGACTTGGACCATGCTAGTCTAGCTGAACCGCTGGAGATGGATGGGCCAACGCCTGACAACCCCCTGATGAGCTCAATACTGCCTGGCCCTCAACCACAAGCAGTGCAGTTGATgcctccag CTCCCACTTCCATCCTCCAAGATGGAATGGCCCCTCCTCAGCATTTACCCCCCGGTGACGCACCCCAGTTCTACCCGGTACCCCCCACCGGACCGCCAGGACAGATCCCCATCCCGGGCTACCCTCCACAGGACCCCGGCTTTGCCCCTCCGCCCTTCCAGCCTCAGCCCGAGCAGTCCGAGATGTACCCGGGAGCCCATCAGCAGCCTCCGCATGTGGGCCAAATGTCGCCACACATGCACCCTCAGATGCCGCATTCACCCGTGCAGATGAACCCCCCGCTACCCCAGATGCCTCAGCAGCACATGCCCCCGTCTCCCGGGCACATGCCACCTGTAGAGCATCTGCCCCAGGCTTTCCCAGACATGCAGACCGGTCAACCAATATCGTCCTCCCCACCCAGAAACTCCTTCACATCCCAGATGGACTTCTACGACCACATGGCTCAACTG GGTCCCGGGAGGTCACGGGCTCCTTCACAATCTTCAATGCATatg GGATCAGGACGCCGCTCGCGTACGACCTCCGAGTCCTCCACTCACTCTGCTGGAAGAGAGCGGAGCAATTCTGCTGTCAAACAGGtgtctccacctccaccctctaTTCCCGAGCAGCCCCACACGGAAGCGGCCAAGAAAGTCAAGAAAGACTCTCCAAAAAAG agtggtggtggtggtgccgGCTGGCTGAGCTGGCTCTATAGAAAGGGGAAAAATGAGGCTCACTTACcagatgacaaaaacaaatct ATTGTGTGGGAcgaaaagaagcagaaatggGTTGACTTGAACGAGCCGGAAGAGGAG AGCAAACCCCCTCCACCGCCTCCATCCGGCTTTCCCAAGATGCCTCAAATGCCTGGCCCTGGGATCCCTGCTGCACCACCGGGGGGCGGTCCTCCCGTCAACATGTTCTCCAGAAAAGCAG GCACTAAGAGCAGATACGTGGATGTCCTGAACCCCAGCAGAGCTACCAAACCAGGCGGCATGGCCCCTGCTCCAGCTGACCTCTTTGCTCCTCTGGCACCGATGCCCATGCCCGCGAACCTATTTGTGCCTAGTTCAG CTCCTGACGATCAACAACCTCTGGAAGGCAGcgaaggaggaaacatggagcAGAACGCACCCAACACCAGCGCTGCTCCACAG ATGTTCAACCCGACGCTGTTACCGCCTGCCCCAGAAGGTCCCCACGTGCCTGATGGCTCACAGTCCGGGGAG CTGTCTCGTTCTAGCTCAATGAGTTCTTTATCACGCGAAGTGAGTCAGCATTTAAACCAG ACTCATCCCGCACAGGGAGCTGCTCCAACTGGAGGCGTCACTTTTTATAACCCTGCACAGTTTGCACAG ACAAGTGCACCATCAGGAGCTGGACAGCGCTCTGGCCGTTTGGGCGGCCAGCGCCAGTACCCTGTGATGAAGTAA